From a single Azospirillum fermentarium genomic region:
- a CDS encoding cysteine hydrolase family protein produces MIPDGAALLIIDVQRAIDDPRWAADGPRNNPGAEANMAAVLAAWRDRGWPVVHIRHDSTVPGSTYTPGTPGHGFKDAVMPRAGETVMGKATNSAFIGTGLEPWLRGRGIGAVVVMGVITNNSVEATVRTAGNLGFTVWLVEDACFTFARRDRRGHLWTAEDVHALSLANMDGEYAAIATTRQIA; encoded by the coding sequence ATGATTCCCGACGGTGCGGCCCTTCTCATCATCGACGTGCAGCGGGCCATCGACGATCCCCGCTGGGCCGCCGACGGCCCGCGCAACAACCCGGGCGCCGAGGCCAACATGGCCGCCGTCCTGGCCGCGTGGCGCGACCGCGGGTGGCCGGTGGTCCACATCCGCCACGATTCCACCGTGCCGGGCTCCACCTACACCCCCGGCACGCCGGGCCACGGGTTCAAGGACGCGGTGATGCCGCGGGCCGGGGAAACGGTGATGGGCAAGGCCACCAACAGCGCCTTCATCGGCACCGGGCTGGAGCCGTGGCTGCGGGGCCGGGGCATCGGTGCGGTGGTGGTGATGGGCGTCATCACCAACAACAGCGTGGAAGCCACCGTGCGGACGGCGGGCAATCTGGGATTCACTGTGTGGCTGGTGGAGGATGCCTGCTTCACCTTCGCCCGCCGCGACCGCCGCGGGCACCTTTGGACGGCGGAGGATGTCCACGCCCTGTCGCTGGCCAACATGGACGGGGAGTATGCCGCCATCGCCACCACGCGGCAGATCGCGTGA
- a CDS encoding flagellar basal body-associated FliL family protein, with amino-acid sequence MSVRSLLRTVLVAAALAMIGVAQPAEAVRTNSISFPDLLLPTERDGILTGNARFQVTLELSSPRVLKVADGRRAQIQDAIVSVLFTAMGERLIVNGGIENGAELRRRLDEAAERITGAGTVMRVLVFSVPQKP; translated from the coding sequence ATGAGCGTGCGCAGCCTCCTGCGCACCGTTCTGGTTGCCGCCGCCCTGGCGATGATCGGGGTGGCCCAGCCCGCCGAGGCGGTGCGCACCAACAGCATCAGCTTCCCCGACCTGCTCCTGCCGACCGAGCGGGACGGGATTCTGACCGGCAACGCCCGGTTTCAGGTCACCCTGGAACTGTCCAGCCCCCGCGTCCTGAAGGTTGCGGACGGGCGGCGGGCACAGATTCAGGACGCCATCGTCTCGGTGTTGTTCACCGCCATGGGCGAACGGCTCATCGTCAACGGCGGCATCGAAAACGGCGCGGAACTGCGCCGCCGCCTGGACGAGGCGGCGGAACGCATCACCGGCGCCGGCACCGTCATGCGGGTTCTGGTCTTTTCCGTCCCCCAGAAGCCTTAA
- a CDS encoding cisplatin damage response ATP-dependent DNA ligase, with protein sequence MNRFARLAEALAFMASDTGKRRLIADYIATTPDPDRGWGLAVLLGAVAVRHARPAVLRALAARRTDPVLFTLSHGFVGDVAETVALMWPDPPPRSNSLPPPMAEVAPALLSADRAGVEDLLEGWLDTLDATGRYTLLKLAAGSLKLDVSPRLVAEALAEWGGVDVHAVEECRHGLTPPYGPLFAWLERRGPRPAAGQGPVFRPFMPAAPFDAGALDALDPAQWAAEWQWDGLRVQLVAGSGGRAVYGRQGEDLTAAFPDLAEALDIDGAVEGEILAAAADGPPFAPASAALLQPRLKRTARGRAVPVFVRLFDMLADGGEDLRPMPFAVRRARLERWFAGRSPALAALSPLLPLAEARRLHTGIAGAGVRGMVLKRRDAPYDPAGAGGAWLAWKRATRSVRAVLMYAQRAGGPGGGGYESYTAGLWRGGALVPLGKATAALPADARRELDRWITAATTNRFGPVREVAPGLVVVVEFDGVSPSARTKCGLSLRGPRIAAVLWDTPVDAAAPLAELEALAEG encoded by the coding sequence GTGAACCGTTTCGCCCGTCTGGCCGAAGCCCTGGCCTTCATGGCCTCCGATACCGGCAAGCGGCGGCTGATCGCCGATTACATCGCCACCACGCCCGATCCGGACCGCGGGTGGGGGCTGGCGGTGCTGCTGGGGGCGGTGGCGGTGCGGCACGCCCGTCCGGCGGTGCTGCGCGCCCTGGCCGCCCGCCGCACCGATCCGGTGCTGTTCACCCTGTCCCACGGCTTCGTCGGCGATGTGGCGGAAACCGTGGCGCTGATGTGGCCGGACCCGCCGCCGCGTTCCAACAGCCTGCCCCCGCCCATGGCCGAGGTGGCGCCGGCCCTGCTGTCCGCGGACCGCGCCGGGGTGGAGGATCTGCTGGAAGGGTGGCTGGACACCCTGGACGCCACGGGCCGCTACACCCTGCTGAAGCTGGCTGCCGGCTCATTGAAACTGGACGTCAGCCCCCGGCTGGTGGCGGAGGCGCTGGCGGAGTGGGGCGGGGTGGACGTTCACGCGGTGGAGGAATGCCGCCACGGCCTGACCCCGCCCTACGGGCCGCTGTTCGCGTGGCTGGAACGGCGGGGGCCGCGCCCGGCGGCGGGGCAGGGGCCGGTGTTCCGTCCCTTCATGCCGGCGGCACCGTTCGATGCCGGTGCGCTGGACGCGCTCGACCCCGCCCAATGGGCGGCGGAATGGCAGTGGGACGGGCTGCGGGTCCAGCTTGTGGCGGGAAGCGGGGGCCGTGCCGTCTATGGCCGCCAGGGGGAGGATTTGACGGCGGCCTTCCCCGACCTGGCCGAAGCGCTGGATATCGATGGTGCGGTGGAGGGGGAAATCCTGGCCGCCGCGGCGGACGGCCCGCCCTTCGCCCCGGCCTCGGCGGCGCTGCTGCAGCCGCGCCTGAAGCGGACGGCCAGGGGGCGGGCGGTGCCGGTGTTCGTGCGCCTGTTCGACATGCTGGCCGACGGCGGGGAGGATCTGCGGCCCATGCCCTTCGCCGTCCGCCGCGCCCGGCTGGAGCGGTGGTTCGCCGGCCGTTCCCCGGCCCTGGCCGCTCTGTCGCCGCTGCTGCCCCTGGCCGAGGCCCGGCGGCTTCACACCGGCATCGCCGGGGCGGGGGTGCGGGGGATGGTGTTGAAACGGCGGGACGCCCCTTATGACCCGGCGGGGGCCGGCGGGGCGTGGCTGGCGTGGAAGCGCGCCACCCGCAGCGTCCGCGCCGTGCTGATGTACGCCCAGCGGGCCGGCGGCCCGGGCGGCGGCGGGTACGAGAGCTACACCGCCGGCCTGTGGCGCGGCGGCGCGCTGGTGCCGCTGGGCAAGGCCACCGCGGCGCTGCCCGCGGATGCACGGCGGGAATTGGACCGCTGGATCACCGCCGCCACCACCAACCGCTTCGGTCCGGTGCGCGAGGTGGCGCCGGGGCTGGTGGTGGTGGTGGAATTCGACGGGGTGTCCCCCTCCGCCCGCACCAAATGCGGCCTGTCCCTGCGTGGTCCCCGCATCGCGGCGGTGCTGTGGGACACCCCGGTGGACGCCGCCGCCCCCCTGGCGGAGCTGGAAGCGCTGGCGGAGGGGTAA
- a CDS encoding ligase-associated DNA damage response exonuclease: MPISSAFVPSAARAAAADRWIHPTPAGLFVAPGGFFIDPVRAVERAVITHGHSDHARGGHSHVLATPATLAVMEQRLGRAAGAVRQPLDYGESLTVGDVRLTLVPAGHVLGSAQVVVEHGGARVVVSGDYKRRPDPTCAPFDPVPCDVFVTEATFALPIFRHPPAEAEIGRLLHSLALFPERSHLVSVYALGKCQRVIALLRAAGYGRPIYLHSALEPLCALYARFGVDLGDLRPAAEAGAAALRGAVVLTSGGGGHWMERLSDPVTAVASGWVRVRQWARQRGAELPLVISDHADWDELTATLAELSPAEVWITHGRDDALSHHAARLGIRARALALVGRSGEGDGEEEGA, translated from the coding sequence ATGCCGATATCGTCCGCCTTCGTTCCGTCAGCGGCCCGTGCCGCGGCGGCAGACCGCTGGATTCATCCCACCCCCGCCGGGCTGTTCGTGGCGCCGGGGGGATTTTTCATCGACCCGGTGCGGGCGGTGGAACGCGCGGTCATCACCCATGGACATTCCGACCACGCCCGCGGCGGCCATTCCCATGTGCTGGCCACCCCGGCCACGCTGGCGGTCATGGAGCAGCGTCTGGGCCGTGCCGCCGGGGCGGTGCGCCAGCCGCTGGACTATGGCGAATCCCTGACCGTCGGGGATGTGCGCCTCACCCTGGTGCCCGCCGGCCACGTGCTGGGCAGCGCGCAGGTGGTGGTGGAGCATGGGGGGGCACGGGTGGTGGTGTCGGGAGATTACAAGCGCCGGCCCGATCCCACCTGCGCCCCCTTCGACCCCGTGCCCTGCGACGTCTTCGTGACCGAGGCGACCTTCGCCCTGCCCATCTTCCGCCACCCGCCGGCGGAGGCGGAGATCGGGCGGCTGCTCCACTCCCTGGCCCTGTTTCCCGAGCGCAGCCATCTGGTGTCGGTCTATGCCCTGGGCAAATGCCAGCGGGTGATCGCGCTGTTGCGCGCCGCCGGCTACGGCCGCCCCATCTATCTGCACAGCGCGCTGGAGCCGCTATGCGCCCTCTATGCCCGGTTCGGTGTGGATCTGGGCGACCTGCGCCCGGCGGCGGAGGCCGGCGCGGCGGCGTTGCGGGGGGCGGTGGTGCTGACCTCCGGCGGCGGGGGACACTGGATGGAGCGGTTGAGCGACCCGGTGACCGCCGTGGCGTCCGGCTGGGTGCGGGTGCGGCAATGGGCGCGCCAGCGGGGGGCGGAACTGCCCCTGGTCATCTCCGACCACGCCGATTGGGACGAACTGACCGCCACCCTGGCCGAACTGTCCCCGGCGGAAGTGTGGATCACCCATGGCCGTGACGACGCGCTGTCCCACCACGCCGCCCGTCTGGGCATCCGCGCCCGCGCCCTGGCGCTGGTGGGCCGGAGTGGCGAGGGGGACGGGGAGGAGGAGGGCGCGTGA
- a CDS encoding pseudouridine-5'-phosphate glycosidase, which yields MHDFLSITPAVADAIQRRRPVVALESTIISHGMPYPENIATAQRVEAVVSAAGAVPATIAVLDGRIRIGLTAEDLERLARGPHVAKLSRRDLPVALATGGIGATTVATTMIAARMAGIPVFATGGIGGVHRGAESSFDISADLEELARTDVCVVCSGAKSILDLPKTLEYLETRGVPVLGFGTADFPAFYTRTSGLSVDHRCGTAEEVARIMAVKWRMGLGGGVLLANPVPEDSAAAPGAIATAIATALDEAGRRNVQGKDVTPFLLARVTELTGGDSLKANIALICDNARVAAAVAAAYSQQQAGPGLPPKPAAPKGQPPRPRL from the coding sequence ATGCACGATTTCCTGTCCATCACCCCCGCGGTGGCCGATGCCATCCAGCGCCGCCGCCCGGTGGTGGCGCTGGAATCCACCATCATCTCCCATGGCATGCCCTATCCCGAAAACATCGCCACCGCCCAGCGGGTGGAGGCGGTGGTGAGCGCGGCGGGGGCGGTGCCCGCCACCATCGCCGTGCTGGACGGGCGCATCCGCATCGGCCTGACGGCGGAGGATCTGGAACGGCTGGCGCGGGGGCCGCACGTGGCAAAGCTCAGCCGCCGGGATCTGCCGGTGGCGCTGGCGACGGGGGGCATCGGCGCCACCACGGTCGCCACCACCATGATTGCCGCCCGCATGGCCGGCATCCCGGTGTTCGCCACCGGGGGCATCGGCGGGGTCCACCGGGGGGCGGAGTCCAGCTTCGACATCTCCGCCGACCTGGAGGAACTGGCCCGCACCGACGTCTGCGTGGTGTGTTCGGGGGCCAAGTCGATCCTGGACCTGCCCAAGACGCTGGAATACCTGGAAACCCGTGGGGTGCCGGTGCTGGGGTTCGGCACCGCGGATTTCCCCGCCTTCTACACCCGCACCTCGGGCCTGTCCGTGGACCACCGCTGCGGCACGGCGGAGGAGGTGGCGCGGATCATGGCCGTCAAATGGCGGATGGGGCTGGGCGGCGGCGTGCTGCTGGCCAACCCAGTGCCGGAGGACAGCGCCGCCGCCCCCGGCGCCATCGCCACCGCCATCGCCACCGCCCTGGACGAGGCAGGCCGGCGGAACGTGCAGGGCAAGGATGTGACGCCTTTCCTGCTGGCACGGGTGACCGAACTGACCGGCGGCGACAGCCTCAAGGCCAACATCGCGCTGATCTGTGACAATGCGCGCGTTGCCGCGGCGGTGGCGGCGGCCTATTCCCAGCAGCAGGCGGGTCCGGGCCTGCCGCCCAAGCCCGCGGCACCCAAGGGGCAACCCCCGCGGCCACGGCTGTGA
- a CDS encoding ABC transporter permease encodes MDDLWAAFRAAAALVTSANPDFLSIVGLSLRVTLQAVTVAAVVGMPLGALLAVTRFPGRGIVVVIFNALMGLPPVVAGLLVYLMLSRAGPLGPLGMLFTPGAMVVAQTVLVLPIVLSLTRQVVEGLWEEYADHLRSLGATKRQAVPTLLWDGRYALLTALLAGFGRASAEVGAVLIVGGNIAGLTRTMTTAISLETGKGNLPLALGLGVVLLGLTLVINAAAYAVGHAARRWAGA; translated from the coding sequence ATGGATGATCTCTGGGCGGCGTTCCGGGCCGCCGCGGCGCTGGTCACCAGCGCAAACCCGGACTTCCTGTCCATCGTCGGGCTGTCCCTGCGCGTCACGCTTCAGGCGGTGACCGTCGCCGCGGTGGTGGGCATGCCGCTGGGGGCGCTGCTGGCCGTCACCCGCTTTCCCGGCCGCGGGATCGTGGTGGTGATCTTCAACGCCCTGATGGGCCTGCCCCCGGTGGTGGCGGGTCTTCTGGTCTATCTGATGCTGTCGCGCGCCGGCCCGCTGGGGCCGCTGGGCATGCTGTTCACGCCGGGGGCCATGGTGGTGGCCCAGACCGTGCTGGTGCTGCCCATCGTCCTGTCGCTGACCCGTCAGGTGGTCGAGGGGCTGTGGGAGGAATACGCCGACCACCTGCGCTCGCTGGGCGCCACCAAACGCCAGGCGGTGCCCACCTTGCTGTGGGACGGGCGCTATGCCCTGCTGACGGCGCTCCTGGCCGGGTTCGGGCGGGCCAGCGCCGAGGTGGGGGCGGTGCTGATCGTCGGCGGCAACATCGCCGGCCTGACCCGCACCATGACCACCGCCATCAGCCTGGAAACCGGCAAGGGCAACCTGCCGCTGGCCCTGGGGCTGGGGGTGGTGCTGCTGGGGCTGACGCTGGTCATCAACGCCGCGGCCTATGCCGTCGGGCACGCCGCCCGCCGCTGGGCCGGGGCGTGA
- a CDS encoding ATP-binding cassette domain-containing protein, with protein MRAAPTILPLRLSGAGFDAGGRTLLDGVDLTIGGTAPTLILGHNGAGKSLLLRLCHGLLTPTRGRVDWLGPGAASARRQPFRHAMVFQRPVMLRRSALGNLTHALAVAGHGGLLTGWRRRADTARAVLERFGLTHLASRPARVLSGGEQQRLALARAWALEPEVLFLDEPTAALDPAATRAVEAMLTGFTGDGIKVIMTTHDLGQARRLAGDVVFMDHGRVVEHTPAERFFQSPDSPQATAFLRGDLYP; from the coding sequence GTGCGCGCCGCTCCCACCATTTTGCCGCTGCGGCTGAGCGGGGCCGGGTTCGATGCCGGCGGGCGGACCCTGCTGGACGGGGTGGACCTGACCATCGGCGGCACCGCCCCCACGCTGATCCTCGGCCACAACGGGGCGGGCAAGAGCCTGCTGCTGCGCCTGTGCCACGGGCTGCTGACGCCGACCCGCGGGCGGGTGGACTGGCTGGGGCCGGGGGCGGCATCGGCGCGGCGCCAGCCGTTCCGCCACGCCATGGTGTTCCAGCGCCCGGTAATGCTGCGCCGCTCCGCCCTGGGCAACCTCACCCACGCCCTGGCGGTGGCCGGGCACGGCGGTCTGCTTACCGGCTGGCGCCGCCGGGCGGACACCGCGCGCGCGGTGCTGGAGCGCTTCGGCCTGACCCATCTGGCGTCCCGCCCGGCACGGGTGCTGTCGGGGGGCGAGCAGCAGCGGCTGGCGCTGGCCCGCGCCTGGGCGCTGGAACCGGAGGTTCTGTTCCTGGACGAACCCACCGCCGCCCTGGACCCCGCCGCCACGCGCGCGGTTGAGGCGATGCTGACCGGCTTCACCGGGGACGGCATCAAGGTGATCATGACCACCCACGATCTGGGACAGGCGCGGCGGCTGGCCGGCGACGTGGTGTTCATGGACCATGGCCGGGTGGTGGAGCACACCCCCGCCGAACGCTTCTTTCAATCCCCGGACAGTCCCCAGGCCACCGCGTTCCTGCGCGGCGACCTCTATCCCTGA
- a CDS encoding extracellular solute-binding protein, producing the protein MPTSTLNRRLFTALTLTAALATATALPAGAHAQDKSIVVASTTSTEQSGLFDHLLPAFTKATGIAVRVVAQGTGQALETGRRGDADALFVHDTPSETKFVADGFADARHDVMYNDFVVVGPKSDPAGIKGGKDSVAALKAIAAKGAPFASRGDDSGTHKAELRLWKDAGVEVKSGAGWYKETGSGMGPTLNTAAAMNAYALTDRGTWLNFKNRGDLEIVVEGDKRLFNQYGVMAVSPAKHPHVKAAEAKQFVDWLISPAGQETIAGYKINGEQLFFPNAGK; encoded by the coding sequence ATGCCCACCAGCACCCTGAACCGGCGGCTGTTCACCGCCCTGACCCTGACGGCGGCCCTGGCGACGGCAACCGCCCTGCCCGCCGGCGCCCATGCACAGGACAAATCCATCGTGGTGGCCTCCACCACCTCGACCGAGCAGTCGGGGCTGTTCGACCACCTGCTGCCGGCCTTCACCAAGGCGACCGGCATTGCCGTGCGCGTGGTGGCCCAGGGCACGGGCCAGGCGCTGGAAACCGGCCGCCGCGGCGATGCCGACGCCCTGTTCGTCCACGACACCCCGTCGGAAACGAAATTTGTCGCCGACGGCTTCGCCGACGCGCGCCACGACGTGATGTACAACGATTTCGTGGTGGTCGGCCCCAAATCGGACCCCGCCGGGATCAAGGGCGGCAAGGATTCCGTCGCCGCCCTGAAGGCCATCGCCGCCAAGGGCGCGCCCTTCGCCTCCCGCGGGGACGACAGCGGCACGCACAAGGCCGAACTGCGCCTGTGGAAGGACGCGGGCGTGGAGGTGAAGTCGGGCGCCGGCTGGTACAAGGAAACCGGGTCGGGCATGGGCCCCACCCTGAACACCGCCGCCGCCATGAACGCCTATGCCCTGACCGACCGCGGCACGTGGCTGAACTTCAAGAACCGCGGCGATCTGGAAATCGTGGTGGAGGGTGACAAGCGCCTGTTCAACCAGTACGGCGTGATGGCGGTCAGCCCGGCCAAGCACCCCCATGTGAAGGCGGCGGAGGCCAAGCAGTTCGTCGATTGGCTGATTTCCCCCGCCGGGCAGGAGACCATCGCCGGCTACAAGATCAACGGCGAGCAGCTCTTCTTCCCCAACGCCGGGAAGTAA
- a CDS encoding DUF882 domain-containing protein yields MTTECTPPDQEPEIGRRKFIRLGLAAAASATLLTPDESWALPAVPGRRLSFYNLHTSEKVSVEYWARGKYVRDGLRQVNKLMRDHRNGSIHPIEPKLLDVLFQLQRMTGTKGPIHIVSAYRSPATNAALREADPEGVARRSYHMDGKAVDLRFPGVQLSKLHRAALSLRAGGVGYYPDSNFVHVDVGPVRHWLG; encoded by the coding sequence ATGACCACCGAATGCACTCCGCCCGACCAGGAGCCGGAGATCGGACGGCGGAAATTCATTCGTCTGGGACTGGCCGCCGCCGCCTCGGCGACCCTGCTGACGCCGGATGAATCCTGGGCGCTGCCCGCGGTTCCGGGGCGCCGGCTGTCTTTCTACAATCTCCACACCTCGGAAAAGGTGTCGGTGGAGTACTGGGCGCGCGGGAAGTACGTGCGCGACGGGCTTCGCCAGGTGAACAAGCTGATGCGCGACCACCGCAACGGCTCCATCCACCCCATCGAGCCCAAGCTGCTGGACGTGCTGTTCCAGCTTCAGCGCATGACCGGGACCAAGGGGCCGATCCACATCGTGTCCGCCTACCGCTCGCCCGCGACCAATGCGGCACTGCGCGAGGCCGATCCCGAGGGTGTGGCCCGCCGCAGCTATCATATGGACGGCAAGGCGGTGGACCTGCGTTTCCCCGGCGTGCAACTGTCCAAGCTGCACCGCGCGGCCCTGTCGCTGCGGGCCGGCGGGGTGGGGTATTACCCCGACAGCAATTTCGTGCACGTGGACGTCGGCCCGGTCCGCCACTGGCTGGGCTGA
- a CDS encoding L,D-transpeptidase family protein: MTRSSAGFARLLLAAAAFWPVLPLAAAPVPARAEGAERASLDVAIAARMVDNGRFVAGDPVDLQGLRRFYAQRGFVPLWVQPGGVSGGAVVPAASAVLSVLRESDAEGLAPADYHAAAIAERLADPAQARRMELDVLLTDAVIKYATHLRAGRVAPRLVSADYAEVPRPEVDAVALATQVAEAADPRPLLAPLAPPNPAYGALKGVLKRMAAAEKAGGWPLVPSPRGGTLAVGAKDPAVPALRRRLAASGDFDGRADAKGSANGPDVMDAALRKAVERFQTRHGLPANGEVNAATLAALNVPVSVRIAQVQANMERARWLPPRFADRRIEVNIPEYTLRAFDGGKPALQMRVIVGSKARRTPVLSSVVPSVVLNPTWTIPPTIAREDYLPKLIRNPGYLAAHGFTVYSGWGADSRPLDAGRINWKAVGTGITKLRLRQDPGPKNALGQVKFNIINGYDVYLHDTTAREKFQQHARALSSGCVRVGEPLVLADFVLGGNGDWTPERRQQTLDKAATRTVALKDPLEVHLLYQTVWVDGAGVVQVRDDIYGRDGELMDAIARRRPTPPAAAQPTAAQPTAAQPVVALPAAPKPAAPRAAAVTAPPVPPAKAKLAARP, translated from the coding sequence ATGACACGCTCTTCCGCTGGTTTCGCCCGTCTCCTCCTTGCCGCCGCTGCGTTTTGGCCGGTTCTGCCCCTGGCGGCGGCGCCGGTTCCGGCCCGTGCCGAGGGGGCGGAGCGCGCGTCCCTCGACGTGGCGATCGCCGCGCGGATGGTGGACAACGGCCGTTTCGTCGCCGGCGACCCGGTGGATTTGCAGGGCTTGCGCCGTTTTTATGCACAGCGCGGATTTGTGCCCTTGTGGGTGCAACCGGGTGGTGTTTCGGGCGGCGCGGTGGTGCCGGCGGCCTCGGCGGTGCTGTCCGTCCTGCGCGAGTCGGACGCAGAGGGGCTGGCCCCCGCCGACTATCACGCCGCGGCCATCGCCGAACGGCTGGCCGATCCGGCCCAGGCCCGGCGGATGGAGCTTGACGTCCTGCTGACCGACGCGGTGATCAAATACGCAACCCACCTGCGCGCCGGGCGGGTGGCCCCGCGGCTGGTCAGCGCCGATTACGCCGAGGTTCCGCGGCCCGAGGTGGACGCGGTGGCTCTGGCCACCCAGGTGGCGGAAGCCGCCGACCCCCGCCCCCTGCTGGCGCCTCTGGCCCCGCCCAACCCGGCCTATGGCGCGTTGAAGGGCGTGCTGAAGCGCATGGCGGCGGCGGAAAAGGCGGGCGGCTGGCCGCTGGTGCCGTCCCCGCGCGGGGGAACGCTGGCCGTGGGGGCCAAGGATCCGGCGGTGCCGGCCCTGCGCCGCCGTCTGGCCGCGTCGGGCGATTTCGACGGGCGGGCGGACGCCAAGGGATCGGCCAATGGACCGGATGTGATGGACGCCGCCCTGCGCAAAGCGGTGGAGCGGTTCCAGACCCGCCACGGCCTGCCGGCCAACGGAGAGGTGAACGCGGCCACGCTTGCGGCCCTGAACGTGCCCGTTTCCGTCCGTATCGCCCAGGTGCAGGCCAACATGGAGCGGGCCCGCTGGCTGCCCCCCCGCTTCGCCGACCGGCGGATCGAGGTGAACATCCCCGAATACACCCTGCGCGCCTTCGACGGCGGCAAGCCGGCGCTGCAGATGCGGGTGATCGTCGGCAGCAAGGCCCGCCGCACGCCCGTGCTGTCCAGCGTGGTGCCGTCGGTGGTGCTGAACCCCACCTGGACCATCCCGCCGACCATCGCGCGCGAAGATTACCTGCCCAAGCTGATCCGCAATCCGGGCTATCTGGCGGCCCACGGCTTCACGGTCTATTCCGGCTGGGGCGCCGATTCCCGCCCGCTGGATGCCGGCCGCATCAACTGGAAGGCGGTGGGCACCGGCATCACCAAGCTGCGTCTGCGCCAGGATCCCGGGCCCAAGAACGCGCTGGGGCAGGTGAAGTTCAACATCATCAACGGCTACGACGTCTATCTGCACGACACCACCGCGCGGGAGAAGTTCCAGCAGCACGCCCGCGCCCTGTCGTCGGGCTGCGTGCGGGTGGGCGAACCGCTGGTGCTGGCCGATTTCGTGCTGGGCGGCAACGGCGACTGGACGCCGGAGCGCCGCCAGCAGACGCTGGACAAGGCCGCGACCCGCACCGTCGCGCTGAAAGACCCGCTGGAGGTCCATCTGCTCTACCAGACCGTCTGGGTGGACGGGGCCGGCGTGGTGCAGGTGCGCGACGACATCTATGGCCGCGACGGCGAGCTGATGGACGCCATCGCCCGCCGCCGCCCCACGCCCCCGGCGGCGGCCCAGCCCACCGCCGCCCAGCCCACCGCCGCCCAGCCGGTCGTGGCCCTGCCGGCCGCGCCGAAGCCCGCCGCCCCGCGGGCCGCGGCGGTGACGGCCCCCCCGGTTCCGCCGGCCAAGGCCAAGCTTGCCGCCCGTCCGTAA
- a CDS encoding pentapeptide repeat-containing protein, which yields MQTPSAVQPRPPAPVPPDQLAEVLERHVRWVKGLPGGMRADLVMADLEGADLAHRDLRSARMTGARLVKCRLHATNLAGADLFGVNLNNADISNANLSQSDLRGARLRAANFTEAILRGADLSSGTPAGPKRRNSVLESPEREAAQRQLRTSVLVQASQGLAMGEPSVPTDMTGAILRQAELSDADLSNGILQNADLRLAVLVNTCFAGARLNGAILAGARLTGAVFRDAELVGVGLADCDLSQADFSGALMARPIDAMGSEIQRAIFDHERWIDSMGQRGQRAELDGIDLSRANLRGVNLSAASLRGANLSGASLAGARLIMADLSGADLSRANLMGADLSGANLSYARLADADLTGVRLNAAEIKDPNGRSTGRSWASNLMGADLTRALLTGANLVQANLADAILLGTVLDGANLTGARLQRGQVTFSGIRRR from the coding sequence GTGCAAACGCCGTCCGCCGTCCAGCCCCGTCCGCCCGCTCCCGTCCCCCCCGACCAACTGGCCGAGGTGCTGGAACGGCACGTGCGCTGGGTGAAGGGGCTGCCGGGCGGCATGCGCGCCGATCTGGTGATGGCGGACCTGGAGGGGGCGGATCTGGCCCACCGCGACCTGCGGTCGGCCCGCATGACCGGGGCGCGGCTGGTGAAATGCCGGCTGCACGCCACCAATCTGGCCGGCGCCGATCTGTTCGGGGTCAACCTGAACAACGCCGACATCAGCAACGCCAACCTGTCCCAAAGCGACCTGCGCGGCGCCCGGCTGCGGGCGGCCAATTTCACCGAGGCCATCCTGCGCGGCGCCGACCTGTCCAGCGGCACCCCCGCCGGGCCGAAGCGCCGCAACAGCGTGCTGGAATCCCCGGAGCGGGAGGCGGCCCAGCGCCAGCTCCGCACCTCGGTCCTGGTCCAGGCGTCGCAGGGGCTGGCCATGGGCGAACCGTCGGTGCCCACCGACATGACCGGCGCCATCCTGCGCCAGGCGGAATTGTCCGACGCCGACCTGTCCAACGGCATCCTGCAGAACGCCGACCTGCGTCTGGCGGTCCTGGTCAACACCTGCTTTGCCGGGGCTCGGCTGAACGGCGCCATACTGGCCGGCGCCCGGCTGACCGGGGCGGTGTTCCGCGACGCCGAACTGGTGGGCGTGGGGTTGGCCGACTGCGACCTGTCCCAGGCGGATTTCTCCGGCGCCCTGATGGCCCGGCCCATCGACGCCATGGGGTCGGAGATCCAGCGCGCCATCTTCGACCATGAACGCTGGATCGACAGCATGGGCCAGCGCGGCCAGCGGGCGGAGCTGGACGGCATCGATCTCAGCCGCGCCAACCTGCGCGGGGTCAACCTGTCCGCCGCCAGCCTGCGGGGTGCCAACCTGTCGGGGGCGTCGCTGGCCGGTGCGCGGCTGATCATGGCCGACCTGTCGGGGGCCGACCTGTCGCGGGCCAACCTGATGGGGGCCGACCTGTCGGGGGCCAACCTGTCCTATGCCCGGCTGGCCGACGCCGACCTGACCGGCGTGCGGCTGAACGCGGCGGAGATCAAGGATCCCAACGGGCGGTCCACGGGCCGGTCCTGGGCCTCGAACCTGATGGGGGCCGATCTGACCCGCGCGCTGCTGACCGGGGCCAATCTGGTGCAGGCCAATCTGGCCGACGCCATCCTGCTGGGCACGGTGCTGGACGGCGCCAACCTGACCGGCGCCCGGCTGCAACGCGGGCAGGTCACCTTCAGCGGCATCCGCCGGCGTTAG